A single genomic interval of Trichosurus vulpecula isolate mTriVul1 chromosome 6, mTriVul1.pri, whole genome shotgun sequence harbors:
- the HTRA2 gene encoding serine protease HTRA2, mitochondrial has translation MAAAAALLKRVGRARALSLGGLRSLAGRPLPLAEAEAPGTAKPEEPQVRGWAAAALGAGTAALLLLWGSGGRRRRPGLGLALPAVLAAVPASPPSSPRRLYNFIADVVEKTAPAVVYIEILGRHPFSGREVPISNGSGFIVASDGLIVTNAHVVADRRRVRVRLPSGETYEATVTAVDPVADIATLRIPTKGPLPTLPLGRSAEVRQGEFVVAMGSPFALQNTITSGIVSSAQRRARDLGLPQPNVEYIQTDAAIDFGNSGGPLVNLDGEVIGVNTMKVTAGISFAIPSDRLREFLQRGEKKSSWFGSNELKRRYIGVMMLTLTPSILAELQLREPSFPDVQHGVLIHKVILGSPAHRAGLRPGDIILSIGNQAVKSAEDVYEAVHTQPKLAMQVRRGLDTLTLFVTPEVTE, from the exons atggcggcggcggcggcgctgcTGAAGAGGGTGGGCCGGGCTCGCGCCCTGAGCCTGGGCGGGCTCCGGAGCCTCGCTGGGCGGCCTCTGCCTTTGGCCGAGGCCGAAGCGCCAGGGACAGCAAAGCCCGAGGAGCCCCAAGTCCGTGGGTGGGCGGCGGCCGCGCTGGGCGCGGGGACGGCggcgctgctgctgctgtggggCTCGGGGGGCCGCAGGCGCCGGCCGGGCTTGGGCCTCGCGCTCCCCGCTGTCCTGGCCGCCGTCCCCGCGTCCCCGCCCTCCTCCCCGCGGCGGCTCTACAACTTCATCGCGGACGTGGTGGAGAAGACTGCGCCCGCCGTGGTCTACATCGAGATCCTGGGCCG acACCCCTTCTCAGGCCGAGAGGTTCCCATCTCCAACGGCTCGGGCTTCATCGTGGCTTCGGACGGCCTCATCGTCACCAATGCCCACGTCGTGGCTGACCGGCGCCGGGTCCGCGTGCGACTGCCCAGTGGGGAGACCTACGAGGCCACCGTCACCGCCGTGGACCCCGTGGCCGACATTGCCACGCTCAGGATCCCAACCAAG GGCCCCCTTCCCACGCTGCCCCTGGGCCGCTCGGCCGAAGTTCGCCAGGGTGAATTTGTTGTTGCCATGGGAAGTCCTTTCGCCCTTCAGAACACCATCACCTCTGGCATTGTTAGCTCAGCCCAGCGCCGGGCCCGGGACCTCGGCTTGCCTCAGCCCAACGTTGAGTATATCCAGACGGATGCTGCTATTGAT TTTGGAAACTCGGGGGGTCCTTTGGTTAATTTG GATGGAGAAGTGATTGGGGTGAACACAATGAAGGTCACAGCTGGGATCTCTTTTGCCATCCCCTCTGACCGCCTGCGGGAGTTTCTGCAGCGAGGGGAGAAGAAGA GTTCCTGGTTTGGGAGCAACGAATTGAAACGTCGTTACATTGGGGTGATGATGCTGACGTTAACACCCAG CATCTTGGCTGAGCTGCAACTTCGGGAGCCGAGTTTCCCTGATGTCCAGCATGGTGTCCTCATCCACAAAGTCATCCTGGGCTCCCCTGCACACCG GGCTGGTCTGCGGCCAGGAGACATAATTCTGTCTATTGGGAACCAAGCAGTGAAGTCAGCAGAAGACGTATATGAGGCTGTTCATACGCAGCCCAAGCTGGCCATGCAGGTCCGAAGGGGGTTGGATACACTGACCCTGTTTGTGACTCCGGAGGTCACTGAGTGA